From a single Cydia amplana chromosome 10, ilCydAmpl1.1, whole genome shotgun sequence genomic region:
- the LOC134651742 gene encoding uncharacterized protein LOC134651742, translating to MDNPAQGLNPEMAPITGPHKGASGAGSSTSPDWEEPMEGQDRAEAASKKRPHEGNRVLEYETHVGSGPKVSTALRGRAKAMVKKASMGHFTGLAAAKARLKAYKEDLLLEVLDSQEGKEKGVVPPLLLRRSQGDNKKKGDKEPWMVSPSPSPSQEMTESSPPLYTGTDYIEIVREATHIVLEAAGKSGNLNGQVWGKLNQACRDILAATDVLADRVEDEELRALKADNNLMREQLAQCQTEMKALRRALSERTIQPPQAPTAQCGQATDFSEALKEALKELKEDLKRDLTITMGNMISARTGYFPEPVPRPPLAADRNKTTANQPEPQSGAPPSRAVTGAPPTRQPKAPVAQPSAPATKKRANSAPRQKTVKEPSASPPSQPATKTQEPAESWTQVVRKGNGKSAKTPSPPAAPARKPAPAGPRKLVVPATAAIVMALKPESEATYASILYKVTKSVKLADVGVEHVKVRKTAAGARILEVSGSDNGRAADELCRKMTEVIGEEARVYRPTKMADLRISGLDEAATQEEIAGAIAKLGECSINEVKVGSIRAQYNGTASTLAQCPITAAKRVTAAGRLQIGWSSAIVVALDPTPMRCFRCMGTGHTRALCPSPVDRSGLCFRCSRPDHKRVDCKAETAFCSVCHAAKRPAGHIMGGFSCTPPPAKGKEALPKTQRAPPVSNIDQRACEGQNMDI from the coding sequence ATGGATAACCCCGCGCAGGGGTTGAATCCGGAGATGGCTCCAATCACTGGGCCCCATAAAGGGGCTTCAGGGGCGGGTTCTTCGACCTCGCCCGACTGGGAGGAACCTATGGAGGGCCAGGACAGGGCTGAGGCCGCCTCCAAGAAGAGGCCCCATGAGGGAAACCGGGTCCTGGAGTATGAGACTCACGTTGGGAGCGGGCCTAAAGTTAGCACCGCGCTGAGGGGTAGGGCCAAGGCCATGGTGAAGAAAGCCTCCATGGGCCACTTTACCGGCCTGGCAGCAGCCAAGGCCAGACTGAAGGCCTATAAGGAGGACTTGCTCTTGGAGGTGTTGGACAGCCAGGAGGGAAAGGAAAAGGGAGTGGTCCCCCCTTTACTCCTGAGAAGGTCCCAgggggacaacaaaaagaagGGGGATAAGGAGCCGTGGATGGTGAGCCCGTCCCCTTCTCCAAGTCAAGAAATGACAGAAAGCAGCCCGCCCCTATACACAGGGACGGACTACATAGAAATAGTGCGGGAGGCGACCCATATTGTCCTAGAGGCTGCCGGAAAATCCGGCAACCTAAATGGACAAGTCTGGGGAAAACTGAACCAGGCCTGCCGGGACATCCTGGCGGCCACTGACGTCCTGGCGGATAGAGTAGAGGACGAGGAGTTGCGGGCCTTAAAGGCGGACAATAACCTAATGCGGGAGCAACTTGCCCAATGTCAGACCGAGATGAAGGCCCTTCGTAGAGCCTTATCTGAGAGGACGATCCAGCCCCCACAGGCCCCGACGGCCCAATGCGGCCAGGCGACGGACTTCTCTGAGGCCCTCAAAGAGGCCCTCAAGGAATTGAAGGAGGACCTGAAGCGGGACCTTACAATTACCATGGGAAACATGATCTCGGCCCGCACGGGCTATTTCCCTGAGCCGGTCCCCCGCCCTCCTCTCGCTGCGGACAGGAATAAGACGACCGCGAACCAGCCGGAACCTCAATCTGGGGCGCCGCCCTCAAGGGCAGTGACAGGTGCGCCGCCGACAAGGCAGCCTAAGGCCCCTGTGGCCCAGCCTTCGGCACCAGCGACCAAGAAGAGGGCTAACTCTGCTCCTAGGCAGAAGACGGTGAAGGAGCCTAGTGCCTCTCCACCCTCGCAGCCGGCAACAAAAACACAGGAGCCTGCTGAGTCTTGGACGCAGGTTGTCAGGAAGGGCAATGGCAAATCCGCCAAGACCCCTTCCCCCCCTGCCGCCCCGGCTCGGAAACCGGCACCAGCGGGCCCACGGAAGCTGGTTGTGCCCGCCACGGCCGCGATCGTGATGGCCTTGAAGCCGGAGTCTGAGGCGACATACGCCTCAATTTTGTATAAGGTCACTAAATCGGTGAAGCTTGCTGATGTGGGTGTAGAGCACGTCAAGGTCCGCAAAACAGCTGCTGGAGCCAGGATACTTGAGGTGTCCGGGTCCGACAATGGTAGGGCGGCTGATGAACTCTGCCGAAAAATGACGGAGGTGATCGGTGAGGAAGCCCGAGTATACAGGCccaccaaaatggcggacttacgcATTTCGGGCCTAGATGAGGCAGCCACTCAGGAAGAGATCGCGGGAGCAATCGCTAAATTGGGAGAGTGCTCAATAAATGAAGTTAAGGTGGGATCGATTAGGGCCCAATATAATGGGACAGCGTCGACTCTGGCACAGTGCCCTATAACGGCAGCCAAGAGGGTCACCGCAGCGGGTCGACTTCAAATAGGATGGTCCTCGGCTATAGTAGTGGCGCTGGACCCAACACCGATGAGGTGCTTCAGGTGTATGGGCACGGGGCACACCAGAGCACTATGCCCGTCGCCAGTAGATAGGAGCGGTCTTTGCTTCCGGTGTAGCAGGCCGGACCACAAGAGGGTGGACTGTAAGGCGGAGACTGCCTTCTGCTCGGTATGTCATGCGGCCAAACGCCCAGCGGGACACATAATGGGTGGCTTTTCCTGTACGCCCCCACCAGCAAAAGGCAAAGAGGCTCTTCCGAAGACCCAAAGAGCCCCTCCAGTGAGTAATATCGACCAACGGGCCTGTGAGGGacaaaatatggatatttaG
- the LOC134651739 gene encoding uncharacterized protein LOC134651739, with the protein MDNPAQGLNPEMAPITGPHKGASGAGSPISPDWEEPMEGQDRAEAVSKKRPHEGNRVLDYETHVGSGPKVSTSLRGRAKAMAKKASIGHFTGLAAAKARLKAYKEDLLLEVLDSQEGKKKGVVPPLLLRRSQGDNKKKGDKEPWMVNPSPSPSQEMTETSPPLYTGTDYIEIVREATHIVLEAAGKSGNLNGQVWGKLNQACRDILAATDVLADRVEDEELRALKADNNLMREQLAQCQTEMKALRRALSERTIQPSQGPTAQCDQATDFSEALKEALKELKEDLKRDLTITMGNMISARTGYFPEPVPRPPLAADRNKTTANQPEPQSGAPPSRAVTGAPPTRQPKAPVAQPSAPATKKRANSAPRQKTVKEPSASPPSQPATKTQEPAESWTQVVRKGNGKSAKPPSPPAAPARKPAPAGPRKLVVPATAAIVMALKPESEATYASILFKVTKSVKLADVGVEHVKVRKTAAGARILEVSGSDNGRAADELCRKMTEVIGEEARVYRPTKMADLRISGLDEAATQEEIAGAIAKLGECSMNEVKVGSIRAQYNGTASALAQCPITAAKRVTAAGRLQIGWSSALVVALDPTPMRCFRCMGTGHTRALCPSPVDRSGLCFRCSRPDHKRVDCKAETAFCSVCHAAKRPAGHIMGGFSCTPPPAKGKEALPKTQRAPPVSNIDQRACEGQNMDI; encoded by the coding sequence ATGGATAACCCCGCGCAGGGGTTGAATCCGGAGATGGCTCCAATCACTGGGCCCCATAAAGGGGCTTCAGGGGCGGGTTCTCCGATCTCGCCCGATTGGGAGGAACCTATGGAGGGCCAGGACAGGGCTGAGGCCGTCTCCAAGAAGAGGCCCCATGAGGGAAACCGGGTCCTGGATTATGAGACTCACGTCGGGAGCGGGCCTAAAGTTAGCACCTCGCTGAGGGGTAGGGCCAAGGCCATGGCGAAGAAAGCCTCCATAGGCCACTTTACCGGCCTGGCAGCAGCCAAGGCCAGACTGAAGGCCTATAAGGAGGACTTGCTCTTGGAGGTGTTGGACAGCCAGGAGGGAAAGAAAAAGGGAGTGGTCCCCCCTTTACTCCTAAGAAGGTCCCAgggggacaacaaaaagaagGGGGATAAGGAGCCGTGGATGGTGAACCCGTCCCCTTCTCCAAGTCAAGAAATGACAGAAACCAGCCCGCCCCTATACACAGGGACGGACTACATAGAAATAGTGCGGGAAGCGACCCATATTGTCCTAGAGGCTGCTGGAAAATCCGGCAACCTAAATGGACAAGTCTGGGGCAAACTGAACCAGGCCTGCCGGGACATCCTGGCGGCCACTGACGTCCTGGCGGATAGAGTAGAGGATGAGGAGTTGCGGGCCTTAAAGGCGGATAACAACCTAATGCGGGAGCAACTTGCCCAATGTCAGACCGAGATGAAGGCCCTTCGTAGAGCCTTATCTGAGAGGACAATCCAGCCTTCACAGGGCCCGACGGCCCAATGCGACCAGGCGACGGACTTTTCTGAGGCCCTCAAAGAGGCCCTCAAGGAATTGAAGGAGGACTTGAAGCGGGACCTTACAATTACCATGGGAAACATGATCTCGGCCCGCACGGGCTATTTCCCTGAGCCGGTCCCCCGCCCTCCTCTCGCTGCGGACAGGAATAAGACGACTGCGAACCAGCCGGAACCTCAATCTGGGGCGCCGCCCTCAAGGGCAGTGACAGGTGCGCCGCCCACAAGGCAGCCTAAGGCCCCTGTGGCCCAGCCTTCGGCACCAGCGACCAAGAAGAGGGCTAACTCTGCTCCTAGGCAGAAGACGGTGAAGGAGCCTAGTGCCTCTCCACCCTCGCAGCCGGCAACAAAAACACAAGAGCCTGCTGAGTCTTGGACGCAGGTTGTCAGGAAGGGCAATGGCAAATCCGCCAAGCCCCCTTCCCCCCCTGCCGCCCCGGCTCGGAAACCGGCACCAGCGGGCCCACGGAAGCTGGTTGTGCCCGCCACGGCCGCGATCGTGATGGCCTTGAAGCCGGAGTCTGAGGCGACATACGCCTCAATTTTGTTTAAGGTCACCAAATCGGTGAAGCTTGCTGATGTGGGTGTAGAGCACGTCAAGGTCCGCAAAACAGCTGCTGGAGCCAGGATACTTGAGGTGTCCGGGTCCGACAATGGTAGGGCGGCTGACGAACTCTGCCGAAAAATGACGGAGGTGATCGGAGAGGAAGCCCGAGTATACAGGCccaccaaaatggcggacttacgcATTTCGGGCCTAGATGAGGCAGCCACTCAGGAAGAGATCGCGGGAGCAATCGCTAAATTAGGAGAGTGCTCAATGAATGAAGTTAAGGTGGGATCAATCAGGGCCCAATATAATGGGACAGCGTCGGCTCTGGCACAGTGCCCTATAACGGCAGCCAAGAGGGTCACCGCAGCGGGTCGACTGCAAATAGGATGGTCCTCGGCTTTGGTAGTGGCGCTGGACCCAACACCGATGAGGTGCTTCAGGTGCATGGGCACGGGGCACACCAGAGCACTATGCCCGTCGCCAGTAGACAGGAGCGGGCTCTGCTTCCGGTGTAGCAGGCCGGACCACAAGAGGGTGGACTGCAAGGCGGAGACTGCCTTCTGCTCGGTATGTCATGCGGCCAAACGCCCAGCGGGACACATAATGGGTGGCTTTTCCTGTACGCCCCCACCAGCAAAAGGCAAAGAGGCTCTTCCGAAGACCCAAAGAGCCCCACCAGTGAGTAATATCGACCAACGGGCCTGTGAGGGacaaaatatggatatttag
- the LOC134651740 gene encoding uncharacterized protein LOC134651740: protein MDNPAQGLNPEMAPITGPHKGASGAGSSTSPDWEEPMEGQDRAEAASKKRPHEGNRVLEYETHVGSGPKVSTALRGRAKAMVKKASMGHFTGLAAAKARLKAYKEDLLLEVLDSQEGKEKGVVPPLLLRRSQGDNKKKGDKEPWMVSPSPSPSQEMTESSPPLYTGTDYIEIVREATHIVLEAAGKSGNLNGQVWGKLNQACRDILAATDVLADRVEDEELRALKADNNLMREQLAQCQTEMKALRRALSERTIQPPQAPTAQCGQATDFSEALKEALKELKEDLKRDLTITMGNMISARTGYFPEPVPRPPLAADRNKTTANQPEPQSGAPPSRAVTGAPPTRQPKAPVAQPSAPATKKRANSAPRQKTVKEPSASPPSQPATKTQEPAESWTQVVRKGNGKSAKTPSPPAAPARKPAPAGPRKLVVPATAAIVMALKPESEATYASILYKVTKSVKLADVGVEHVKVRKTAAGARILEVSGSDNGRAADELCRKMTEVIGEEARVYRPTKMADLRISGLDEAATQEEIAGAIAKLGECSINEVKVGSIRAQYNGTASTLAQCPITAAKRVTAAGRLQIGWSSALVVALDPTPMRCFRCMGTGHTRALCPSPVDRSGLCFRCSRPDHKRVDCKAETAFCSVCHAAKRPAGHIMGGFSCTPPPAKGKEALPKTQRAPPVSNIDQRACEGQNMDI, encoded by the coding sequence ATGGATAACCCCGCGCAGGGGTTGAATCCGGAGATGGCTCCAATCACTGGGCCCCATAAAGGGGCTTCAGGGGCGGGTTCTTCGACCTCGCCCGACTGGGAGGAACCTATGGAGGGCCAGGACAGGGCTGAGGCCGCCTCCAAGAAGAGGCCCCATGAGGGAAACCGGGTCCTGGAGTATGAGACTCACGTTGGGAGCGGGCCTAAAGTTAGCACCGCGCTGAGGGGTAGGGCCAAGGCCATGGTGAAGAAAGCCTCCATGGGCCACTTTACCGGCCTGGCAGCAGCCAAGGCCAGACTGAAGGCCTATAAGGAGGACTTGCTCTTGGAGGTGTTGGACAGCCAGGAGGGAAAGGAAAAGGGAGTGGTCCCCCCTTTACTCCTGAGAAGGTCCCAgggggacaacaaaaagaagGGGGATAAGGAGCCGTGGATGGTGAGCCCGTCCCCTTCTCCAAGTCAAGAAATGACAGAAAGCAGCCCGCCCCTATACACAGGGACGGACTACATAGAAATAGTGCGGGAGGCGACCCATATTGTCCTAGAGGCTGCCGGAAAATCCGGCAACCTAAATGGACAAGTCTGGGGAAAACTGAACCAGGCCTGCCGGGACATCCTGGCGGCCACTGACGTCCTGGCGGATAGAGTAGAGGACGAGGAGTTGCGGGCCTTAAAGGCGGACAATAACCTAATGCGGGAGCAACTTGCCCAATGTCAGACCGAGATGAAGGCCCTTCGTAGAGCCTTATCTGAGAGGACGATCCAGCCCCCACAGGCCCCGACGGCCCAATGCGGCCAGGCGACGGACTTCTCTGAGGCCCTCAAAGAGGCCCTCAAGGAATTGAAGGAGGACCTGAAGCGGGACCTTACAATTACCATGGGAAACATGATCTCGGCCCGCACGGGCTATTTCCCTGAGCCGGTCCCCCGCCCTCCTCTCGCTGCGGACAGGAATAAGACGACCGCGAACCAGCCGGAACCTCAATCTGGGGCGCCGCCCTCAAGGGCAGTGACAGGTGCGCCGCCGACAAGGCAGCCTAAGGCCCCTGTGGCCCAGCCTTCGGCACCAGCGACCAAGAAGAGGGCTAACTCTGCTCCTAGGCAGAAGACGGTGAAGGAGCCTAGTGCCTCTCCACCCTCGCAGCCGGCAACAAAAACACAGGAGCCTGCTGAGTCTTGGACGCAGGTTGTCAGGAAGGGCAATGGCAAATCCGCCAAGACCCCTTCCCCCCCTGCCGCCCCGGCTCGGAAACCGGCACCAGCGGGCCCACGGAAGCTGGTTGTGCCCGCCACGGCCGCGATCGTGATGGCCTTGAAGCCGGAGTCTGAGGCGACATACGCCTCAATTTTGTATAAGGTCACTAAATCGGTGAAGCTTGCTGATGTGGGTGTAGAGCACGTCAAGGTCCGCAAAACAGCTGCTGGAGCCAGGATACTTGAGGTGTCCGGGTCCGACAATGGTAGGGCGGCTGATGAACTCTGCCGAAAAATGACGGAGGTGATCGGTGAGGAAGCCCGAGTATACAGGCccaccaaaatggcggacttacgcATTTCGGGCCTAGATGAGGCAGCCACTCAGGAAGAGATCGCGGGAGCAATCGCTAAATTGGGAGAGTGCTCAATAAATGAAGTTAAGGTGGGATCGATTAGGGCCCAATATAATGGGACAGCGTCGACTCTGGCACAGTGCCCTATAACGGCAGCCAAGAGGGTCACCGCAGCGGGTCGACTTCAAATAGGATGGTCCTCGGCTCTAGTAGTGGCGCTGGACCCAACACCGATGAGGTGCTTCAGGTGTATGGGCACGGGGCACACCAGAGCACTATGCCCGTCGCCAGTAGATAGGAGCGGTCTTTGCTTCCGGTGTAGCAGGCCGGACCACAAGAGGGTGGACTGTAAGGCGGAGACTGCCTTCTGCTCGGTATGTCATGCGGCCAAACGCCCAGCGGGACACATAATGGGTGGCTTTTCCTGTACGCCCCCACCAGCAAAAGGCAAAGAGGCTCTTCCGAAGACCCAAAGAGCCCCTCCAGTGAGTAATATCGACCAACGGGCCTGTGAGGGacaaaatatggatatttaG